A genomic window from Fibrobacterota bacterium includes:
- a CDS encoding efflux RND transporter periplasmic adaptor subunit has protein sequence MNRLAQHLLRSTIFVAVAMLAGCGTDAPDLIGMADGREILVSAKIAGRLASVRVSEGDQVKAGDTLAVLGSPEVSAKVEQAAGAAKSASARLRMARKGARDEEVRMATTQLVQATEARKLAEATWKRVAKLLADSAVPRQQAEEAEFRWRTAQETESAAAARLDMVKNGARPEELEAAEGLLQSASNALSEARSWQKETVVLAPCDGIVQKRYLGAGEIMGAGSPILVLIRPQDTWVALPVREDQLAAIQVGSTLIGRIPALGMDSVEFKVTWMTSMGDFATWRSTNRKGDADLRSFEVRLMPKTQAAGLLPGMTVRFAGK, from the coding sequence ATGAACCGATTGGCACAACACCTCCTTCGATCGACAATTTTCGTCGCGGTCGCGATGCTGGCCGGCTGCGGGACCGACGCTCCCGACCTGATCGGCATGGCGGACGGACGCGAGATCCTGGTGTCCGCGAAGATCGCCGGCCGCCTCGCCTCGGTGCGGGTGTCGGAGGGCGACCAGGTCAAGGCGGGAGACACCTTGGCCGTCCTGGGAAGCCCGGAGGTTTCCGCGAAGGTGGAACAAGCCGCAGGCGCCGCCAAGAGCGCATCAGCCAGGCTTCGCATGGCCCGCAAGGGTGCGCGCGACGAAGAGGTCAGGATGGCCACCACCCAACTGGTGCAAGCCACCGAAGCCCGCAAGCTCGCCGAGGCCACATGGAAGCGCGTGGCCAAACTCCTGGCCGACAGTGCCGTCCCACGCCAACAGGCGGAGGAAGCGGAATTCAGATGGCGCACCGCGCAGGAAACGGAATCCGCCGCGGCCGCCAGGCTGGACATGGTGAAAAACGGCGCGCGTCCCGAAGAATTGGAAGCGGCCGAGGGTCTGTTGCAAAGCGCCTCGAACGCCCTGAGCGAGGCTCGCTCCTGGCAGAAGGAAACCGTGGTGCTAGCCCCGTGCGACGGGATCGTGCAGAAACGCTATCTGGGCGCGGGCGAGATCATGGGCGCGGGATCGCCCATCCTGGTGTTGATCCGGCCGCAGGACACCTGGGTGGCCCTTCCCGTGCGGGAGGACCAACTGGCCGCCATCCAGGTGGGATCCACCCTGATCGGACGGATTCCGGCATTGGGGATGGACAGCGTGGAGTTCAAGGTGACCTGGATGACCTCGATGGGCGACTTCGCCACCTGGCGCTCCACCAACCGCAAGGGCGATGCGGACCTTCGCTCCTTCGAAGTGCGCCTGATGCCGAAAACCCAGGCGGCAGGGTTGCTGCCCGGCATGACCGTCCGTTTCGCGGGGAAGTGA
- the ffh gene encoding signal recognition particle protein produces MFEQLSRRLEEAMKKLRGEARLTDENVADSLRDVRRALLEADVELDVAKSFVAKVKERALGQSVTLSVTPGEHMINVLHDALVETLGGEAAEPNFPGNPTLVMMVGLQGSGKTTSAAKLANHLKEKRARRPMLVACDVYRPAAVNQLQVLGQKIGVPVHAEPGEKDVLGIAKRGRQAARDAACDLVIFDTAGRLQIDELLMDELLKLKKELQPQEIVFVADAMTGQEAVRVAKTFHEKLSISGAILTKTDGDARGGAALSLREATQARLLYVGTGEGIAAFEVFDPQRMAGRILGMGDVVGLVERAQERLDQGEVERLGKRMFKNQFDLEDMLAQIRQVRKLGSVMDIVGMLPGAGKLKEKAGEIDEKAIVRVEAVISSMTKQERKSPKIIDGKRRARIAKGSGTDLQQVNQVLKQYDQMKQMMQQFSKMGGKMKQMQKLMGARGKGGGMGGFPGMPGF; encoded by the coding sequence ATGTTCGAGCAACTCAGTAGACGCCTCGAAGAGGCCATGAAGAAGCTGCGCGGCGAAGCGCGGCTCACCGATGAAAACGTCGCGGATTCGCTCCGTGACGTCCGCCGTGCCTTGTTGGAGGCCGACGTCGAGCTCGACGTGGCCAAATCCTTCGTGGCCAAGGTCAAGGAGCGCGCGCTGGGCCAGTCCGTGACCCTGTCCGTGACGCCCGGCGAGCACATGATCAACGTGCTCCACGACGCCTTGGTGGAAACCTTGGGAGGCGAAGCCGCCGAACCAAATTTCCCCGGCAATCCCACCCTGGTGATGATGGTCGGGCTCCAAGGATCCGGCAAGACCACGTCCGCCGCCAAGCTCGCCAACCACCTCAAGGAAAAGCGCGCGCGCCGCCCCATGCTGGTGGCTTGCGACGTCTACCGCCCTGCGGCGGTGAACCAGCTCCAGGTGTTGGGCCAGAAGATCGGGGTTCCCGTCCACGCCGAGCCCGGCGAGAAGGACGTGTTGGGCATCGCCAAGCGCGGACGCCAAGCGGCCCGCGACGCGGCCTGCGACCTGGTGATCTTCGATACCGCCGGTCGGTTGCAGATCGACGAACTCCTGATGGACGAACTGTTGAAGCTCAAGAAGGAGCTCCAGCCGCAGGAAATCGTGTTCGTGGCCGACGCCATGACCGGCCAGGAAGCTGTCCGGGTCGCCAAGACCTTCCACGAGAAGCTCTCCATTTCCGGCGCCATCCTGACAAAAACCGACGGCGACGCCCGCGGTGGCGCGGCGCTTTCGCTTCGCGAAGCCACGCAGGCGCGGTTGCTGTACGTGGGCACCGGCGAAGGCATCGCCGCCTTCGAGGTGTTCGATCCCCAACGCATGGCCGGCCGCATCCTGGGCATGGGCGATGTCGTGGGCCTGGTGGAGCGCGCCCAGGAGCGCCTGGACCAGGGCGAAGTGGAACGCCTGGGCAAGCGCATGTTCAAGAACCAGTTCGACCTGGAGGACATGCTCGCGCAGATCCGCCAGGTTCGCAAACTGGGATCCGTGATGGACATCGTGGGCATGCTGCCCGGCGCGGGCAAGCTCAAGGAAAAAGCTGGCGAGATCGACGAGAAGGCCATCGTGCGCGTGGAGGCGGTCATCTCCTCCATGACCAAGCAGGAGCGCAAGAGCCCTAAGATCATTGACGGAAAACGTCGTGCGCGCATCGCCAAGGGTTCGGGAACGGATCTGCAGCAGGTCAACCAGGTGCTCAAGCAGTACGACCAGATGAAGCAGATGATGCAGCAGTTCTCCAAGATGGGCGGCAAGATGAAGCAGATGCAAAAGCTCATGGGCGCCCGCGGAAAAGGCGGCGGCATGGGCGGATTCCCGGGGATGCCGGGGTTCTAG
- a CDS encoding phosphotransferase yields the protein MSQPLELTDSHEVVSYLQGAVPHDMPDWIWEEAVLCQVASRMREWHDATLDFDSTDAVWALETNTDSAVICHNDFAPYNCVFVDRQMVGLIDFDLCAPGSRLWDMAYTAYRYIPVMPQVQDPRFHECSPYPPEEICRRLDLFLDTYAHGQSGWRYSRQDLLQMIILRLNAIAAWTRRYAQETTNPVLALNAEMYKHHATWIDTFTV from the coding sequence GTGAGCCAGCCATTGGAATTGACCGATTCCCACGAGGTGGTTTCTTATCTACAGGGAGCCGTGCCTCACGATATGCCCGATTGGATTTGGGAGGAAGCGGTGCTTTGTCAGGTGGCTTCCCGGATGCGGGAATGGCACGACGCGACGTTGGATTTCGATTCAACGGATGCTGTTTGGGCATTGGAAACAAATACCGATTCTGCCGTCATCTGCCACAATGATTTCGCTCCCTACAATTGTGTCTTTGTGGATCGGCAGATGGTTGGTCTGATTGACTTCGACCTCTGTGCGCCTGGCAGCCGGCTCTGGGATATGGCCTACACGGCCTACCGCTATATTCCGGTGATGCCCCAGGTCCAGGATCCCAGATTCCACGAATGCTCGCCTTATCCTCCAGAGGAAATCTGTCGACGGCTGGATTTGTTCCTGGATACCTACGCACACGGACAATCCGGATGGCGCTATTCCCGACAAGACCTGCTGCAGATGATCATTCTGCGATTGAATGCGATCGCCGCATGGACCCGCCGCTACGCTCAAGAAACCACAAATCCCGTTCTTGCGCTAAACGCCGAAATGTACAAGCATCACGCCACTTGGATCGATACCTTTACTGTCTAA
- a CDS encoding ABC transporter permease produces MGRSSWAREELSRWRRTPTRLLLALAPLVATGFCLSVYAGRVVRDLPVAVVDMDRSNLSRTLIRDLDAAPQIRAVRVSGTQEALDGFRRGAWRAVAILPEGMDRQVRWGGTAKLVVWRDATNPMAANQLYSAMASIVATESSRLVAGRLMMAGMPMSQAKEMAMPLRADARAITNPSFDYLSNFAPGLFPVFLQMALMLAAGTMLPAGWKKSASPLRELAGRSVPWLSLYALAAFCYFLWIAPSLGAPPAPLLPILALVLLLSVASLAIGAVFGRVVQSPVKAAQYLLAFNTPAFPLSGYTFPEWAMPDLLRRLASPLPFSLYIDAYRGLAGWSTSRPVLAWLGLIVWSGLSLGILALPGKGGGEETEIVTRPDPVTGGLSHALLREFRRLTRTPGLATIFLAAPLLYLCLYGAMYMDKEESRIPLAIVDPGHSSLSRRLHTNLAAHPQIRVLPMSGSDARLALADNEVRGVLEIPSDLDERLRRREATAIPLLFVADRFLPANDLQRSVGEVLSAMGAQERLLFLESKGIPPGLAKARATAVVLDDRPVGNPRETYGDFMLPLLGILILHQLCLVGSAFASAASAGAHRAKDFAARILLFTGWYGLWLGLWVGVAMPLLSVPLSTETIAFVFLALLGLVATSLMGSLVGMIVGEPGGAAQLLAFTSYPFFFASGSSWPREMFPGWIRAFGEIVPLSPWNTAGNRAMRFGAGVPEISGELVHLGILVAGWSLVLWIACCFLPKRRSANPHRFG; encoded by the coding sequence ATGGGCCGATCCTCCTGGGCACGGGAAGAGCTCTCCCGCTGGCGCCGGACACCCACCCGCCTGCTTTTGGCGCTTGCTCCGCTGGTGGCGACCGGATTTTGTCTCTCCGTCTACGCCGGGCGCGTGGTGCGCGATCTGCCCGTGGCTGTGGTGGACATGGACCGCTCCAACCTTTCCAGGACCCTGATCCGCGACCTGGACGCCGCCCCCCAGATCCGCGCCGTGCGAGTTTCCGGCACGCAGGAAGCATTGGACGGATTCCGTCGCGGAGCGTGGCGGGCGGTGGCGATCCTTCCGGAGGGAATGGACCGGCAGGTGCGCTGGGGAGGCACCGCCAAATTGGTCGTCTGGAGGGACGCGACCAATCCGATGGCGGCCAACCAGTTGTATTCGGCCATGGCCTCCATCGTGGCGACCGAAAGCAGTCGCTTGGTGGCAGGCAGGCTGATGATGGCGGGAATGCCCATGTCGCAGGCCAAGGAGATGGCCATGCCGCTTCGCGCCGATGCCCGCGCCATCACCAATCCCTCCTTCGACTATCTCTCCAATTTCGCACCGGGGCTTTTTCCCGTCTTTCTCCAGATGGCTCTGATGCTGGCGGCCGGCACCATGCTCCCCGCCGGCTGGAAGAAATCGGCCAGCCCGTTGCGCGAACTTGCCGGCCGGTCCGTGCCGTGGCTTTCCTTGTACGCCCTCGCGGCCTTCTGCTATTTCCTGTGGATCGCTCCGTCGCTGGGCGCGCCTCCCGCACCCCTGCTTCCCATCCTTGCCCTGGTGCTGCTGCTTTCCGTCGCGAGTTTGGCGATCGGCGCTGTTTTCGGAAGAGTCGTGCAGAGCCCCGTGAAGGCCGCCCAATACCTGTTGGCGTTCAATACGCCGGCGTTTCCGCTGTCCGGCTACACCTTTCCCGAATGGGCCATGCCGGACCTCCTGCGCAGGCTCGCGAGCCCGTTGCCGTTTTCCCTATACATCGACGCCTACCGAGGATTGGCGGGGTGGTCCACGAGTCGCCCGGTTCTCGCCTGGCTGGGATTGATCGTCTGGTCGGGCCTCTCCTTGGGCATCCTGGCACTTCCCGGAAAGGGAGGCGGCGAGGAGACGGAAATCGTCACGAGGCCCGATCCGGTGACCGGCGGTTTGAGCCATGCCTTGTTGCGCGAGTTCCGCCGTCTCACCCGCACACCGGGATTGGCGACCATTTTCCTGGCCGCACCGCTCCTCTACCTTTGCCTGTACGGAGCGATGTACATGGACAAGGAGGAAAGCCGCATCCCGCTGGCCATCGTGGATCCCGGGCACTCGAGCCTCTCCCGGCGACTGCACACGAACCTCGCGGCCCACCCGCAGATCCGTGTTCTGCCCATGTCCGGCTCGGATGCCCGGCTCGCACTGGCCGACAACGAGGTTCGCGGCGTCCTGGAGATCCCTTCCGATCTGGATGAACGCCTGCGCCGACGAGAAGCCACCGCGATCCCGTTGTTGTTCGTCGCCGATCGGTTCCTCCCCGCCAACGATCTCCAAAGGTCCGTCGGAGAGGTTCTTTCCGCGATGGGTGCGCAAGAACGCCTGCTGTTCTTGGAATCGAAGGGGATACCTCCCGGTCTCGCGAAGGCCCGGGCCACCGCCGTGGTCCTCGATGATCGACCGGTAGGAAATCCCCGCGAAACCTACGGCGATTTCATGCTTCCCCTCCTGGGAATCCTGATCCTGCACCAACTGTGCCTGGTGGGATCGGCATTCGCCAGCGCGGCCAGCGCAGGGGCGCATCGCGCCAAGGACTTCGCGGCCCGCATTCTTCTGTTCACCGGATGGTACGGGTTGTGGCTGGGGTTGTGGGTGGGCGTGGCCATGCCCCTGCTTTCCGTGCCCCTCTCCACGGAAACCATCGCCTTTGTGTTTCTGGCGCTTCTTGGACTCGTCGCGACTTCGTTGATGGGCAGCCTGGTGGGAATGATCGTGGGCGAACCTGGCGGGGCTGCACAATTGTTGGCCTTCACCAGCTATCCGTTCTTCTTCGCCTCCGGATCCAGTTGGCCGCGCGAAATGTTTCCCGGATGGATCCGCGCATTCGGAGAGATCGTGCCTCTCTCGCCGTGGAACACGGCAGGCAATCGCGCCATGCGGTTTGGAGCCGGCGTTCCCGAGATCTCGGGGGAACTTGTCCACCTGGGAATCCTGGTGGCGGGATGGTCCCTGGTGCTTTGGATCGCATGTTGTTTTCTGCCAAAAAGACGATCCGCCAATCCACACAGATTCGGCTGA